In a single window of the Terrirubrum flagellatum genome:
- a CDS encoding nuclear transport factor 2 family protein: protein MSEPLFGLAESDLRDVAARDALRRLVESYSRAVDRRDFVLLESLYHPGAIEEHGDMFRGSPAEYAVWVQSALARYEATAHYVVNALFVIDGDRAEGEVYKLNYHRTHRPDATEVITGSRSLDRYEKRAGRWGFTRRSITLDWATRRPADLGAYSDFAAGSPHGQPGASDLSYRLLSLFQRRDGADAKIEETS, encoded by the coding sequence ATGAGCGAGCCTCTCTTCGGATTGGCCGAGAGCGATCTGCGCGATGTCGCGGCGCGAGATGCCTTGCGTCGGCTGGTCGAATCCTATTCGCGCGCCGTCGACCGGCGCGACTTCGTGCTGCTCGAAAGTCTCTATCACCCCGGCGCGATCGAAGAACATGGCGACATGTTCAGGGGCTCGCCGGCGGAATATGCGGTCTGGGTGCAGTCTGCGCTCGCGCGCTACGAAGCGACGGCGCACTATGTCGTCAACGCGCTCTTCGTGATCGACGGCGATCGCGCCGAGGGCGAGGTCTACAAGCTCAATTATCACCGCACGCACCGGCCCGATGCGACGGAGGTGATTACCGGCAGCCGCAGCCTCGACCGCTATGAAAAGCGCGCTGGCCGATGGGGTTTCACGCGGCGAAGCATCACGCTCGATTGGGCGACGCGCAGGCCGGCCGATCTCGGCGCCTATAGCGATTTCGCCGCCGGCAGTCCGCATGGCCAGCCGGGTGCGAGCGACCTGTCCTATCGATTGCTGAGCCTGTTTCAACGGCGCGACGGCGCCGATGCAAAAATCGAGGAGACGTCATGA
- a CDS encoding acyl-CoA dehydrogenase family protein encodes MPERAVPDETTALRAEVVNWMRAHLVGDFAPLRHRGHAGDGDALPELRKRWERELASGGWTCVGWPREHGGRGLSITEQVAFQEEYARAGGPGRMGHIGEGLIGPTLIAYGTESQKARFLPRILGGEDFWCQGYSEPGAGSDLAALRTRATRDPATGDWLVSGQKIWTSLAHVSDWIFALARCEEGSVGRKGLIFLMLPLRQPGVTIHPIRQMGGGEEFNSVFFDNARASAEDVVGEPGEGWSIAMALLGFERGVSTLGQQMVFAEELQLIIDIARENGAAHAPVIRQRIARAWIGLRALRFSALRVLGADGSAPLGREALGYKYQWSNWHRDLGRLAMDVLGGDANIISDDPRRARLQQLFLFSRADTIYGGTNEIQLNIIAEQGLGMPREPRGSLT; translated from the coding sequence ATGCCTGAGCGTGCGGTTCCGGACGAGACGACGGCGCTGCGCGCCGAAGTCGTCAATTGGATGCGCGCGCATCTCGTAGGAGACTTCGCGCCGCTGCGCCATCGCGGACACGCCGGCGACGGCGATGCGTTGCCCGAATTGCGCAAGCGCTGGGAGCGCGAACTGGCTTCCGGCGGCTGGACATGCGTCGGTTGGCCAAGGGAGCATGGCGGACGCGGGCTTTCGATCACAGAGCAGGTCGCGTTTCAGGAGGAATATGCGCGCGCCGGCGGCCCCGGCCGCATGGGCCACATCGGCGAAGGGCTGATCGGCCCCACATTGATCGCCTACGGAACAGAGTCGCAGAAGGCGCGCTTTCTCCCGCGCATTCTCGGCGGGGAAGACTTCTGGTGCCAGGGCTATTCGGAGCCAGGCGCAGGCTCCGATCTCGCAGCGCTGCGCACGCGCGCGACGCGCGATCCTGCGACCGGCGACTGGCTCGTGTCAGGCCAGAAGATATGGACCTCGCTCGCCCATGTCTCCGACTGGATTTTCGCGCTCGCGCGCTGCGAGGAAGGTTCTGTCGGCCGCAAGGGGCTCATCTTCCTGATGCTGCCGCTGCGCCAGCCGGGCGTGACGATTCATCCTATCAGGCAGATGGGCGGCGGCGAGGAATTCAATTCGGTCTTTTTCGACAATGCGCGCGCGTCGGCGGAGGATGTCGTCGGCGAACCCGGCGAAGGCTGGAGCATCGCCATGGCGCTGCTCGGCTTCGAACGCGGCGTCTCGACGCTCGGTCAGCAGATGGTCTTCGCTGAGGAGCTGCAACTCATCATCGACATCGCGCGCGAGAATGGCGCCGCGCACGCGCCGGTCATTCGCCAACGCATCGCGCGCGCCTGGATTGGTCTGCGCGCCCTTCGCTTCAGCGCCTTGCGCGTGCTCGGCGCAGATGGCTCCGCGCCGCTCGGGCGCGAGGCGCTGGGGTACAAGTATCAATGGTCGAACTGGCATCGCGATCTCGGCCGGCTCGCGATGGACGTGCTCGGCGGCGACGCAAACATCATAAGCGACGATCCGCGTCGCGCCCGGTTGCAGCAGCTTTTCCTCTTCAGCCGCGCGGATACGATCTATGGCGGAACCAACGAGATTCAGCTCAACATTATCGCTGAGCAGGGTCTCGGCATGCCGCGCGAGCCGCGGGGATCGCTGACATGA
- a CDS encoding acyl-CoA dehydrogenase family protein yields the protein MRLALSPDQEMMREEAARILAERSSSSAVRRVIDAGASRDDAIWNALSRELGWCGVAIPERHGGLGLGLFDLALLLEETGRRLLCAPFFATAGCAAPLLAHAASDEAQARWLPRIAAGECAATVAWPASGSLVNDILLTAERAGGEYVISGVVDQVLDVRNADIILAPARFDGEIGLFTLERSAGLHLQSHRTLDATRNIGRLHADRAPASRVDDPARLAHGATRAADWSKLLLAAEQVGGAQACLDLTLAYIAERVQFGRAIASFQAVKHRCAKLAIEIETARSLVWGAASGVDQGADDWEASLDVAGALVAATEIYNLAAEEAIQLHGGVGFTWEYDPHLYFKRAQASAAWFGAPETHLERVAQHLFDEHEHA from the coding sequence ATGAGGCTCGCCCTTTCGCCTGACCAGGAAATGATGCGCGAGGAGGCCGCGCGCATCCTCGCGGAAAGATCGTCATCCTCGGCGGTCAGGCGTGTGATCGATGCCGGCGCATCGCGCGATGACGCAATCTGGAACGCGCTGTCGCGCGAGCTGGGCTGGTGCGGCGTCGCGATCCCCGAGCGCCATGGCGGTCTGGGGCTTGGCCTGTTCGATCTCGCCTTGCTGTTGGAGGAGACGGGGCGGCGACTCCTGTGTGCGCCTTTCTTCGCGACGGCGGGCTGCGCCGCGCCTCTGCTCGCTCACGCCGCGAGCGACGAGGCGCAGGCGCGCTGGCTGCCGCGCATTGCAGCGGGCGAATGTGCAGCGACAGTCGCATGGCCGGCGAGTGGTTCTCTGGTCAACGACATCTTGCTGACGGCGGAACGCGCCGGGGGAGAATATGTCATCTCCGGCGTCGTCGATCAGGTCCTTGATGTCAGGAATGCGGACATCATTCTCGCGCCCGCTCGGTTCGACGGCGAGATCGGCCTGTTCACGCTTGAGCGGAGCGCTGGCCTGCATCTCCAGTCGCATCGCACGCTCGATGCGACGCGCAACATTGGCCGCCTCCATGCCGACCGTGCGCCGGCGTCGCGCGTCGATGATCCCGCGCGGCTCGCGCATGGCGCGACGCGCGCCGCTGATTGGTCGAAGCTGTTGCTGGCGGCGGAGCAGGTCGGCGGCGCCCAGGCCTGCCTAGATCTGACTCTCGCCTATATCGCCGAACGCGTGCAGTTCGGCCGCGCGATCGCCTCCTTTCAGGCGGTTAAGCATCGCTGCGCGAAACTTGCGATCGAGATCGAAACGGCGCGCTCGCTCGTGTGGGGCGCGGCGTCAGGCGTCGATCAGGGCGCTGATGACTGGGAGGCGTCGCTCGACGTCGCTGGCGCGCTCGTCGCCGCTACGGAAATCTACAATCTCGCGGCCGAGGAGGCGATCCAGCTTCATGGCGGCGTCGGCTTCACCTGGGAGTATGATCCGCACCTCTATTTTAAGCGCGCCCAGGCGAGCGCCGCCTGGTTCGGCGCGCCGGAAACGCATCTCGAGCGCGTCGCGCAGCATCTCTTTGACGAGCACGAACATGCCTGA
- a CDS encoding glucose 1-dehydrogenase — translation MNRLAGKVAIVTGATGGIGREAAILFAREGARVVVAGRRISEGEETLSLLKAAGGEGIFVSTDVTEPDSVAEMIARTIEAFGKLDVIYNNAGGSTSRDGPVTEAPLDEFWRAIKLDLFGTWLCCRAAIPEMIKAGGGSIVNSASIVAMMGIPRRDAYTASKGGVIALGRSMAVEYASHRIRVNTVVPGAVATERVMKFYETEPHLKKQWDAYLLGISDPIDVAQAALFLASDESRKTTGQVLTVDGGILIS, via the coding sequence ATGAATCGCCTCGCAGGCAAGGTTGCGATCGTCACCGGCGCGACCGGCGGCATCGGACGCGAAGCGGCGATTCTCTTTGCGCGCGAGGGCGCCAGGGTGGTCGTTGCGGGGCGCCGGATTTCCGAAGGCGAGGAGACTCTGTCGCTGCTGAAGGCGGCCGGCGGCGAGGGAATCTTCGTCTCGACCGATGTGACCGAGCCCGACAGCGTTGCTGAGATGATAGCGCGGACGATCGAGGCGTTCGGCAAGCTCGACGTGATCTACAATAACGCCGGTGGATCGACGAGCCGCGACGGGCCGGTGACCGAAGCGCCGCTCGACGAATTCTGGCGCGCGATCAAACTCGATCTTTTCGGCACCTGGCTGTGTTGCCGCGCCGCCATCCCGGAGATGATCAAGGCCGGCGGCGGCTCGATCGTGAATTCCGCCTCGATCGTCGCCATGATGGGCATCCCGCGCCGCGACGCCTATACTGCTTCGAAGGGCGGTGTGATCGCGCTCGGCCGTTCGATGGCGGTGGAATATGCGTCGCACAGGATTCGCGTGAATACGGTCGTGCCCGGCGCCGTCGCGACTGAACGCGTGATGAAATTCTATGAGACCGAGCCGCATTTGAAGAAGCAGTGGGACGCCTATCTCCTCGGCATCAGCGATCCTATCGATGTCGCGCAGGCGGCGTTGTTTCTGGCCTCTGACGAGTCCCGGAAGACGACGGGACAGGTTCTGACCGTTGATGGCGGCATCCTGATCTCATGA
- a CDS encoding ABC transporter ATP-binding protein, translated as MGEAAGPGDFILQTKGLSKDFLGFSAVRNVDLNVRRGTVHALIGPNGAGKTTVFNLLTKFLKPSAGRIYHRGDDITTLAPADVALRGLVRSFQISAVFPHLTAFENVRLALQRPLGVSYRFWMAEEKLSSLRSRAEELLQSVGLIDFADLTAAELSYGRRRALEIATTLALDPEVLLLDEPTSGLGLEDVDRIAQLIKTVAATRTVLMVEHNLSVVSRLSHTITVLARGQILAEGPYETVSRHPDVIQAYLGGGHA; from the coding sequence ATGGGCGAGGCGGCCGGCCCCGGCGATTTCATCCTGCAGACGAAGGGGCTGAGCAAGGATTTCCTCGGCTTCAGCGCGGTGCGCAATGTCGATCTCAATGTCAGGCGCGGAACCGTGCATGCGCTCATCGGTCCGAACGGCGCCGGCAAGACGACCGTCTTCAATCTCCTGACCAAGTTTCTGAAACCGAGCGCCGGCCGCATCTATCATCGCGGCGATGATATCACCACGCTCGCTCCCGCCGATGTGGCGCTGCGCGGCCTTGTGCGCTCGTTCCAGATTTCGGCCGTCTTTCCGCATCTGACCGCGTTCGAGAATGTGCGGCTCGCGCTGCAGCGGCCGCTCGGCGTCTCCTATCGCTTCTGGATGGCGGAGGAGAAACTGTCTTCGTTGCGCTCTCGCGCCGAGGAGCTGTTGCAGTCGGTCGGGCTCATCGACTTCGCCGATCTCACTGCGGCGGAGCTCTCCTACGGCCGTCGCCGCGCGCTCGAAATCGCGACCACTCTGGCGCTTGATCCCGAAGTGCTGCTGCTCGACGAGCCAACGTCCGGCCTTGGCCTCGAGGATGTCGACCGCATCGCGCAACTGATCAAGACGGTCGCAGCGACGCGCACCGTTCTCATGGTCGAGCACAATCTCTCGGTGGTGTCGCGGTTGTCGCACACGATCACGGTTCTGGCCCGCGGCCAGATTCTCGCCGAAGGACCCTACGAGACCGTGTCGCGCCACCCTGATGTGATCCAGGCTTATCTCGGCGGCGGTCATGCTTGA
- a CDS encoding branched-chain amino acid ABC transporter permease → MKIYCFALFACAYNLIFGYVGLLAFGHAAFFGASAYVTAHVAKFWGVTPEIALLIGTLCATALGALFGWLAIRRQGLYFAMITLALAQIVYFYALQASWTHGEDGIQAVPRGRLFGLIDLSNPTALYAFVLVVFLLGFAFIHRIIHSPFGQVLKSIRENEPRAISLGYKTERFKLIAFTLSAALSGVAGGLKAIVFQIASLADVFFMTSADALLMVLIGGVGTILGPVVGAAVLATLQNELAQLGAWVLVVQGAIFVLCVLTLRKGIVGTLLEWLGARERRSAKSLSARPAASGAH, encoded by the coding sequence ATGAAGATCTATTGCTTCGCGCTCTTCGCCTGCGCCTACAATCTGATCTTCGGTTATGTCGGCCTGCTCGCCTTCGGCCACGCCGCCTTCTTCGGCGCATCGGCTTACGTCACGGCGCATGTCGCGAAATTCTGGGGCGTCACTCCGGAGATCGCGCTTCTCATCGGAACTTTGTGCGCCACCGCGCTTGGCGCGTTGTTCGGCTGGCTCGCGATCCGCCGGCAGGGCCTCTATTTCGCGATGATCACGCTGGCGCTGGCGCAGATCGTCTATTTCTACGCCTTACAGGCGTCATGGACCCATGGCGAGGACGGCATCCAGGCCGTGCCGCGCGGCAGGCTGTTCGGCTTGATCGACCTGTCGAATCCAACCGCGCTCTACGCCTTCGTGCTCGTCGTGTTCCTGCTCGGTTTCGCTTTCATCCATCGCATCATCCATTCGCCTTTCGGGCAGGTGCTGAAGTCGATCCGCGAGAATGAGCCGCGCGCGATCTCGCTCGGCTACAAGACGGAGCGCTTCAAATTGATCGCCTTCACGCTGTCGGCTGCGCTCTCTGGCGTCGCCGGCGGCCTGAAGGCGATCGTGTTCCAGATCGCCTCGCTCGCGGATGTGTTCTTCATGACGTCGGCCGACGCGCTGCTCATGGTCCTCATCGGCGGCGTCGGCACGATCCTCGGGCCCGTCGTCGGCGCCGCGGTGCTCGCGACGCTGCAGAACGAGCTCGCCCAGCTCGGCGCCTGGGTGCTGGTGGTTCAGGGCGCGATCTTCGTGCTCTGCGTGCTCACGCTCCGCAAGGGTATTGTCGGCACGCTGCTGGAATGGCTTGGCGCGCGCGAGCGAAGATCAGCGAAGTCTCTGTCCGCGCGCCCGGCGGCGAGCGGCGCTCACTGA
- a CDS encoding glucose 1-dehydrogenase codes for MGRVAGKAAIVTGAGQGMGEASARLLAREGARVVVADLNEATGEKVAASIRESGGDAIFARLDVVDENGWRHVIGETKRAFGGLHVVVNNAGVAFPAGSVEALSLDEWRQMLSINLESVFLGVKYGIELMRETGDGGSIINFSSILGLVANPAQAAYGASKGGVRLLTKSAALHCAQAGYRIRVNSIHPGYIWTPMLEETLRRRGDFEEHKRIVEGKTPLGHCGEADDVAYGVLYLASNESRFVTGTELVIDGGYTAQ; via the coding sequence ATGGGACGCGTTGCAGGCAAGGCGGCGATCGTCACGGGAGCCGGGCAGGGCATGGGCGAAGCCTCCGCGCGCCTGCTGGCGCGAGAAGGCGCCCGCGTTGTCGTCGCTGATCTCAATGAGGCGACGGGCGAGAAAGTCGCGGCTTCCATTCGCGAGTCAGGCGGCGACGCGATCTTTGCGCGTCTCGACGTCGTCGACGAGAATGGCTGGCGCCATGTGATCGGCGAGACGAAGCGCGCCTTCGGCGGATTGCATGTCGTCGTCAACAATGCCGGCGTCGCCTTTCCCGCGGGCAGCGTGGAGGCGCTGTCGCTCGACGAGTGGCGCCAGATGCTGAGCATCAATCTGGAGAGCGTCTTCCTCGGCGTGAAATACGGCATCGAACTGATGCGCGAAACCGGCGATGGCGGATCGATCATCAATTTCTCCTCGATCCTTGGACTTGTCGCCAATCCCGCGCAGGCGGCTTATGGCGCGAGCAAGGGCGGCGTTCGGCTGCTCACCAAGTCAGCCGCGCTGCATTGCGCGCAGGCGGGCTATCGCATCCGCGTCAATTCGATCCATCCCGGCTATATCTGGACGCCGATGCTCGAGGAGACTTTGCGTCGGCGCGGTGATTTCGAGGAGCACAAGCGCATCGTCGAGGGCAAGACGCCGCTTGGTCATTGCGGCGAGGCGGATGATGTCGCTTATGGCGTGCTCTATCTCGCCTCCAATGAGTCGCGCTTCGTCACCGGGACAGAACTCGTGATCGACGGCGGCTACACCGCGCAATGA
- a CDS encoding ABC transporter substrate-binding protein, with the protein MRRRDFVSMAALAAGSMTIARPAIAQSPGGVKIGVLNDQSSSFSTFSGVGSVEAAKLAIADFGGKALGQPIEIVSADHQNKPDVGLSIARQWVDRDGVDVLVDIANSAIALGVNNLLKDSKKLGLFVSPITDRMTEEDCNGYGIAWAYDAYSISRTSAVAQAQRGVDSWFLISPDYQAGYVLEQTVKDVIEQTGGKLLGAVRAPLGSTDFSSYLIQAQASKAKMVGLTLNGPDLVNALKQIREFGLAQRGQRVAVTGLYEVEVKATGLAPLQGIEFAAPWYWDSSDENRAFGKRILEKTGRISSWIHAGCYSATTNYLKAVEAAGSKDPEKVKEQLMKTSFNDLFLKNGKLMPNGRMIHDTYLMRVKTQAEVKGDWDFFEPLKTVPADQAFRPLSASKCALVKKS; encoded by the coding sequence ATGAGGCGCAGGGATTTCGTATCGATGGCCGCGCTGGCGGCGGGCAGTATGACGATCGCGCGGCCTGCGATCGCGCAGTCGCCGGGCGGCGTGAAGATCGGCGTGCTCAACGACCAGAGCAGCTCGTTTTCCACATTCAGCGGCGTCGGCAGCGTCGAAGCGGCCAAGCTCGCGATTGCGGATTTCGGCGGCAAGGCGTTGGGACAACCGATCGAGATCGTCTCCGCCGACCACCAGAACAAGCCAGACGTCGGCCTGTCGATCGCGCGGCAATGGGTGGATCGCGATGGCGTCGACGTTCTCGTCGATATCGCAAATTCGGCGATTGCGCTTGGCGTCAACAACCTGCTCAAGGATTCAAAGAAGCTCGGCCTCTTCGTTTCGCCGATCACCGATCGCATGACGGAAGAGGATTGCAACGGCTACGGCATTGCGTGGGCCTATGACGCCTATTCCATCTCGCGCACCTCGGCGGTGGCGCAGGCGCAGCGCGGCGTCGATTCCTGGTTCCTGATCTCGCCGGATTATCAGGCGGGCTATGTGCTGGAGCAGACGGTCAAGGACGTCATCGAGCAGACGGGCGGCAAGCTGCTCGGCGCCGTGCGTGCGCCGCTCGGCTCGACCGATTTCTCCTCCTATCTCATTCAGGCGCAGGCCTCGAAGGCGAAGATGGTGGGCCTGACGTTGAACGGCCCCGATCTCGTCAATGCGCTGAAGCAGATTCGCGAATTCGGCCTCGCGCAGCGCGGCCAGCGCGTGGCGGTGACTGGCCTCTACGAGGTCGAGGTCAAGGCGACGGGACTTGCGCCGCTCCAGGGCATCGAATTTGCGGCGCCCTGGTATTGGGACTCGTCGGACGAGAATCGCGCTTTCGGCAAGCGCATCCTCGAAAAGACGGGCCGCATTTCTTCCTGGATTCACGCCGGCTGCTATTCCGCGACGACCAACTACCTCAAGGCTGTCGAGGCGGCGGGCAGCAAGGACCCTGAGAAGGTCAAGGAACAGCTCATGAAGACGTCGTTCAACGACCTCTTCCTGAAGAACGGCAAGCTGATGCCGAACGGCCGCATGATTCACGACACCTATCTCATGCGCGTGAAGACGCAGGCCGAAGTGAAGGGCGACTGGGATTTCTTCGAACCGCTGAAGACGGTGCCCGCAGATCAGGCGTTCCGGCCGCTGTCGGCGTCGAAGTGCGCGCTCGTCAAGAAGAGCTGA
- a CDS encoding TetR/AcrR family transcriptional regulator, which translates to MKASMADAELPKQAVSAAEKSPANGRLAPNPRKELVREQLISIAAEIFNTKGYAQTSMSDIANALGLGRSALYHYFRNKEEIFGTLMEEEALIPYNALLKLAEEKGLSATQRLRRAVVDGIVRRLSAGARFLVVSSMESEIPPEIAPVYNSSKRKILDLYTGFIQDGVRSGEFRDVDPKLAAFAVIGMANSASRWFHPTGSKSPKEIADFIAEIAIRGLLSDGAERRDARIASEALGDAIQQLRGGLDALEKLAR; encoded by the coding sequence ATGAAGGCCAGCATGGCGGATGCGGAGCTCCCCAAACAGGCTGTGAGCGCCGCTGAGAAATCGCCGGCGAATGGCCGGCTTGCGCCCAATCCGCGCAAGGAGCTGGTGCGCGAGCAGCTCATTTCGATCGCCGCGGAAATCTTCAACACCAAGGGTTATGCGCAGACCAGCATGAGCGACATCGCCAACGCGCTCGGCCTTGGTCGCTCGGCTCTCTATCACTATTTCCGCAACAAGGAGGAGATCTTCGGCACCCTCATGGAGGAGGAGGCGCTGATCCCCTACAATGCGTTGCTCAAGCTGGCGGAAGAAAAGGGTCTCTCCGCGACGCAGCGGCTGCGCCGGGCTGTGGTTGACGGCATCGTGCGCCGCCTGTCCGCAGGCGCGCGTTTTCTCGTCGTCAGCAGCATGGAGTCGGAGATCCCGCCGGAAATCGCCCCGGTCTACAACTCGAGCAAGCGCAAGATTCTCGATCTCTACACAGGCTTCATTCAGGACGGCGTCAGGTCGGGGGAATTCCGCGACGTCGATCCCAAGCTCGCCGCCTTCGCGGTGATCGGCATGGCGAATTCCGCCTCGCGCTGGTTTCACCCGACCGGCAGCAAGTCGCCGAAGGAGATCGCCGATTTCATCGCCGAGATCGCGATCCGCGGCCTGCTCAGCGACGGCGCCGAGCGGCGTGACGCGCGGATCGCAAGCGAAGCGCTGGGCGACGCGATCCAGCAATTGCGCGGCGGGCTCGACGCGCTCGAGAAGCTGGCGCGCTGA
- a CDS encoding class I adenylate-forming enzyme family protein, whose protein sequence is MECLNEMLARNVRMLGDRPFIIAESETLTYTQFDNRTARIGAVLASKGVRQGDCVGLYLPSGLDMALGFWAAQQIGAVPVPMTSMFREGEVRAIVAQSDMAAMIVDETTAPIVAPVRGELPTLRALLLAGGGEHAGCERLAPLIEKASADYPRARCAPGDVAALFFTSGTTGMPKGIAQSQFNQYSTLRDMMCAHRTQFGREIYMCAVPLFTNFGCTVNLNLCLFAGGTIVLHGRWDTEKVLAAIKEHRATYFAGTPTMFVYLVGALDPKRHDLSSLRLCTTGGSPVPQIIMRKFEDASGARVIQVYGATETLGQNVMEPSVGVRKHGAAGLPVGSSRIAIVNDEGKPVPQGEVGEVVISGDCVSLGYWRDPEATAKSFTPAGWLSGDLGYLDEDGYLFIVDRKKDVIIAGGFNIYPLEVESVLYKHPDVAVCAVVGAADESKGEIPVAVVVRKKDANLDGPAVIAWCRENLSAYKAPRRVYFVDELPVQAGKIRKRDLTRMINEGRLAPAT, encoded by the coding sequence ATGGAGTGCCTGAACGAGATGCTCGCACGCAATGTGCGCATGCTCGGCGATCGACCCTTCATCATCGCGGAATCCGAGACGCTCACCTATACCCAGTTCGATAACCGCACGGCGCGCATTGGCGCTGTGCTGGCGTCGAAAGGCGTAAGGCAGGGCGACTGCGTCGGTCTCTATCTCCCGAGCGGGCTCGACATGGCGCTGGGCTTCTGGGCCGCGCAGCAGATCGGCGCCGTGCCCGTGCCGATGACTTCGATGTTCAGGGAAGGCGAGGTGAGGGCGATCGTCGCGCAAAGCGACATGGCGGCGATGATCGTTGATGAGACGACGGCGCCGATCGTAGCTCCTGTCAGGGGCGAGCTTCCAACGCTTCGCGCGCTGCTGCTGGCGGGCGGCGGCGAGCATGCGGGCTGCGAGCGGCTCGCGCCGCTGATCGAGAAAGCGAGCGCCGACTATCCCCGCGCGCGTTGCGCGCCTGGTGATGTCGCCGCCTTGTTCTTCACGTCGGGCACGACGGGAATGCCGAAAGGCATCGCGCAGTCGCAGTTCAATCAGTATTCGACGCTGCGCGACATGATGTGCGCGCATCGCACGCAGTTCGGTCGCGAAATTTATATGTGCGCGGTGCCGCTGTTCACGAATTTCGGCTGCACGGTCAATCTCAATCTCTGCCTGTTCGCTGGCGGCACCATCGTGCTGCATGGTCGCTGGGATACGGAGAAGGTGCTTGCCGCGATCAAGGAGCATCGCGCCACCTATTTCGCCGGCACGCCCACCATGTTCGTCTATCTCGTCGGAGCGCTCGATCCGAAGCGACATGATCTCTCATCATTGCGCCTTTGCACCACGGGCGGATCGCCGGTGCCGCAGATCATCATGCGCAAGTTCGAGGACGCGTCCGGCGCGCGCGTCATCCAGGTCTATGGCGCAACGGAAACGCTCGGCCAGAATGTGATGGAGCCGTCGGTTGGCGTGAGAAAACATGGCGCGGCTGGTTTGCCTGTTGGCAGCTCGCGCATCGCGATCGTTAACGACGAGGGCAAGCCGGTTCCACAAGGGGAGGTCGGCGAAGTCGTGATCAGCGGCGATTGCGTGTCGCTCGGCTACTGGCGCGATCCCGAGGCGACGGCGAAGAGCTTCACGCCCGCCGGCTGGTTAAGCGGCGATCTCGGCTATCTCGACGAGGACGGTTATCTCTTCATCGTCGATCGCAAGAAGGATGTGATCATCGCCGGCGGTTTCAACATCTATCCGCTGGAGGTCGAGTCCGTTCTCTACAAGCATCCCGATGTCGCGGTCTGCGCCGTGGTCGGCGCGGCGGATGAGAGCAAGGGCGAGATTCCCGTCGCCGTGGTGGTGCGCAAGAAGGACGCGAACCTCGACGGGCCAGCCGTGATCGCATGGTGTCGTGAGAACCTCTCGGCCTATAAGGCGCCGCGTCGCGTCTATTTCGTCGATGAGCTGCCGGTTCAGGCGGGCAAGATCCGCAAGCGCGACCTGACCCGGATGATCAATGAAGGCCGGCTCGCGCCAGCGACCTAA
- the mmsB gene encoding 3-hydroxyisobutyrate dehydrogenase has protein sequence MKVLVIGLGQMGLPIALNLRKAGHQVIGIDVSPERRAEFESAGGEAQDAIPRQSDADAALTILASGAQVRAVYEGDRGLITNMRQGSLLVDCSTIDIATARDLQAAATQAGHDMIDAPVSGGVAAAAAGSLSIMIGGTEQAFARARPLLAGIGQKIVHVGGAGAGLAAKLCNNLVVGATIGALSEAFALGERLGVAADTLFEIMMASTGRSWALENVCPAPGPVPGAPSSNGYRPGGKTTILLKDLDLAAQAARDAGVDAAINAAAADLYRRFSAAGGGDIDCTGVFTLLSGRLPPA, from the coding sequence ATGAAAGTTCTGGTAATTGGCCTTGGCCAGATGGGGCTTCCCATCGCGCTCAATCTGAGAAAGGCCGGCCACCAGGTCATCGGAATCGATGTTTCGCCTGAGCGACGCGCAGAATTTGAGTCGGCGGGCGGTGAGGCGCAGGACGCGATCCCGCGGCAATCCGACGCCGACGCGGCGCTGACGATCCTCGCATCGGGCGCACAGGTTCGCGCCGTCTATGAGGGCGACCGGGGATTGATCACGAATATGCGTCAAGGGTCGCTGCTGGTCGATTGCTCCACGATCGACATCGCGACCGCGCGCGATTTGCAGGCGGCGGCAACGCAAGCGGGCCACGATATGATCGACGCGCCGGTGTCAGGCGGCGTCGCCGCGGCCGCTGCAGGTTCGCTCAGCATCATGATCGGGGGAACGGAACAGGCGTTCGCTCGCGCGCGCCCGCTGCTCGCCGGCATCGGACAGAAGATCGTCCATGTCGGCGGAGCAGGCGCGGGCCTCGCGGCGAAGCTGTGCAACAATCTCGTTGTCGGCGCGACCATCGGCGCGCTGTCGGAGGCTTTTGCGCTTGGCGAAAGGCTGGGCGTTGCCGCCGACACGCTCTTTGAGATCATGATGGCCTCGACCGGACGCTCCTGGGCGCTGGAAAATGTCTGTCCGGCGCCGGGGCCCGTGCCGGGCGCGCCGTCGAGCAACGGCTACAGGCCCGGAGGCAAGACGACGATTCTTCTGAAAGACCTCGACCTTGCCGCGCAGGCTGCGCGCGACGCCGGCGTCGACGCGGCCATCAACGCGGCTGCAGCCGATCTCTATCGTCGCTTCAGCGCGGCCGGCGGCGGCGACATCGACTGCACCGGCGTCTTCACATTGCTGTCGGGCAGGCTTCCTCCCGCCTGA